CTTCATGGGCATGGCCTACGTCTTTTATGCCCTCCTCAAAACCGCCCTGCAGACCATCCAAACTGGCGGTGAGCAGGCGGGGGTTCAGCTCGTCATTCCAGGGGTAACGATACCCCTCTGGTACGGCCTCATTGGCCTCGCCGTCGTCATGGTCGTCCACGAACTCAGCCACGGGATCGTTGCGAGGGCAGAAAACCTGCCCCTGAAATCAGTCGGTCTGGTTCTCCTCGCTGTAATACCTGGAGCATTCGTCGAACCGGACGAGGAGGAGCTTGAAAAAGCCCCACTCCGGTCAAGGCTCCGTGTTTATGGAGCAGGCTCGCTGGCAAACGTTGTGACGGCCATCCTCGCGCTCATCATAATAAACTTTGCAATAACCCCCATCCTCCAGCCGGCGGGAATACTCGTCTCCGGCGTTCTTGAAGACGGCCCGGCCTTTGGAGTCCTCCAGCAGGGTGACGTCATAATCGCCATGGACGGGGAGAGGATAACCGACATGGAGAGCTTCATAAACTTTATGAACACGACCAAGCCCGGACAGCTCGTGACACTCACGGTGCTCAGAGATGGTGAGGAAATAACCCTTCAGCTGAAACTTGGAGCCCACCCCGATAATCCTGAAAAGGGATATATCGGTATCTATCCAGCCCAGCACGTGGTCTCAAAGATAGGTTACGAGAACGTGGTGCTGCCCCTGTTCTTTACGCTCTACTGGATTTACGTGCTCAACCTGGGGATAGGCCTGATGAACCTGTTCCCGCTGGTGCCTCTCGACGGGGGCAGAATGCTCGATGATGTCGTCAGAACCTACCTGCCAGAGAAGGTCGCCAAGCCGGTAAGGTACTTCACAATAGGTGTCGGGCTCTCCCTTCTGGCACTGAATCTGTGGCCTGCACTGGCAAACCTGGTGGGCTGAGCCCAACTTTTTTAACCCCTCCGTTTCCGGCCTAAATAGGTGAGCGAATGAAGTGCTCAAAGTGCGGCCGTGAAGCTGTATACCACGCACACTACACGGGCAGGTACTACTGCAGGAAACACTTCAACGAGATGATGGAAAAGAAGTTCAAGGAGACGGTGAAGAAGTACCGCCTCATCGGGAAGGACGAAAGGATAGCCGTTGGAGTGAGCGGCGGAAAGGACAGTGTCGTCCTCATGCACCTTCTGGCGAAGCTTCGCGAGAAGTTCCCCTTCGAGCTGGTCGCAATAACTATCGATGAGGGGATAGCAGGCTACCGCCCTCCAAGCGTCGAGATAGCAAGGAGGAATGCCGAAAAGCTGGGGATAGAGCATCGCATCTACTCCTTCAAGGACCACATCGGCTTCACCCTCGACGAGACGGTGGAGATAATGGGGAGCTTTGAAAAGGGCGAGCGCGTTGGAGCGTGCTCCTACTGCGGCGTCTGGAGGCGCTGGCTACTTAACTATGCGGCCAAAGATGTTGGGGCAGATAAACTGGCCGTCGGCCACAACTTGGACGACGAAGTCCAGATGTTCCTAATGAACATCATGAGGGGGGACATAGCGCGCCTCGGGAGAACCGGTCCCTACTACGAGGAGATCCATCCCGAGCTGGTTCCAAGGATAAAGCCCCTCAGGGAGATCCCGGAGAAGGAGATAGTCCTCTACGCTGTCCTGAACAACATTGAGGTTGACTTTAGCGAGTGTCCCTACGCGGTGGAAGCCTTTAGGGCCGAGATAAGGGACTGGATAAACGAGATGGAGGAGAAGCACCCGGGCACCAAATACCAGATACTGAGGAGCTACGACAAGCTCTTCCCGCTCATAGCCAGGACATACACAAAGAAAACTAACGAACTCAACAGGTGCAAAATCTGCGGTCAACCAACAACCAGCGAGATATGCAAGGCCTGTACATTCAGAATCCAAGTGGAGAAAAAATCAAAGGGGCATGAGTTCCACACGTCCCCCTGAAAGCCTGAACCTGTACTGGCTCTTCAGTGGGTTGAAGTCAGGCAGGGGGGACTTTCTTATCACCATCGTCTCCTCAAAGGGCGCGTTGGGGGAAACGAACTCAATTACATACTGGCTGTACAGCGATACCCAAGAAACCAGTTTTTCGGAGGCCCTCCCCCTGTTCAGGAGAAAGATATTGAGTGGCCTCTTTCTTTTTTCGGTTATCCTTGCCCTCTCCTTCTCCGCCATGAGCCTCTGAAATATCGAGATGAAGTTCTCGGTGCCGAGCAGGAAAGCAATCCCATCAATGGTGACGTCAATCCCAACGGGCCGTCTGTTTCCAATGCGTTCCCTCAGGATTCTACGATATACCCGTTCATACTTTGGAAGGAACGTCCCGGGGTCTATGTCAGCCGTGTAAATAAACTCCCTGGAGTACTTCACCCCATAGAACGAAGAGAACAGGTCTATAATGGCAAGATTTCCCTCTCGTCCCCGGCCTTCCAAGTCAAAATTGACCGCTTTCAGTTCCATGGCCAGCGCCGAAAAGGGAAGAACTGAATCAATTATGACCCCGAAGTCCCCGAGCTCCATGCGGTTTTTTAGTATTTCAAAGGCCAGTGCCCACCCCCTGGAGTACTGGCTGTAGAGGATCAGAAGGTTGCTGTCCTCCAAAAGGCCGCCCCCAAGGGCCTCGTCAAGAACAGGTATCCCCGTGCTCAGAAGCTCCATGACGTCACCACCAATCCAAGATAAACGGTTGCACAGTATTTAATAGTATCTTCCCATGTCTGCATCGAAGGGACTGAATGTATTCTGAAGTGCAGAGAGACCCCACCCTATAAATAATCCACCGCCCTATTCTCGACCGGTGGGACGTATGGAGGAAGTTAGGGAACTAAAGGACGTTCTTGAGAGGGTGGAGGGAAGGCTGATAGCGGCGGGAAAGATGTACGGGGCGATGAACTTCGGGGCCTGGCTCTCGGTGATGCTGTTCTACTACGTTATCATAGGCGTGTTCAGGCCTCCCTGGCAGTTCAACCTGATCTACTGGCCCCTCGCCTTCATCGTTGCCATGAGTTTTACCGGAAGGGTGTGGAAGAGGCTCCAGAGGCTCGGACGGGTCACGGGCAGGGAAGCGGAGGTCTCAGGGAAGGGGGGGATTCTGATAACCCTCGCCTGGATCACAGGGATAGTCCTAGGGTGGGGCGTTATACCCGGCATGAACGTAGGGGTCAACGCTGAAGCAAGCATGGCCGTGGGGTTCCTGAGCTTCATAGCCTTCTCGGTTTTCACGATGTGGCTGGTCTTTGCCAAGTACGGCGGAATCGAGCGCGAGATAATCCCGGCGTTCCTCATCCCGGCCATTGGAATACCCATCGCCAGAGGCCTGGAAACCGGGGCAATGGCCTGGGCGGGGTTCATCGTCAGTTTGGGGTTCTCACTGACAGTGGTCGCCTACATCTACTCGGCCTTCAGGGCGATAGAGCGGTGATAGCATGGAATCGCTGAGGGAGCTGAGCAGAAACCACGTCCTTGGAAACCCGATAAGGCTAGGAATAATGCTCTACCTCCTGCCAAGGGAGAAGGTTCTATTCAAGGAGCTCCTGGAGGTTCTTGATGTAACACCCGGGAACCTCGATTCCCATCTCAAAGCCCTCGAAAAGGCCGGCTATATTGAAATCTACAAGGTCATAGCGGACAGACCGAGGACGGCCGTGAGGATAACGGAAAAGGGCGCCGAAGAGACTGGAAAGTATCTGAAGGCTCTGAGGGAGGCTCTATCCCTCATTCCCGCAGAAGGCTGAAGGGATAACCCTTTTTAGTGACCATCCAGAGGCCAAAGAGCGCCCCCAGGGTGTCCATAATGACGTCCCGGGCCTTGTTCAGGAGGCTTTCATGTATGAAGGATATTGAACCCTCGCTGAGCTTTTCGGCCACCTCCCATCCCAGGGCGAGTGCATAGAAAACCAGGAACGAATAGAGAACCACCTCCCTTCT
This window of the Thermococcus thermotolerans genome carries:
- a CDS encoding transcriptional regulator, whose amino-acid sequence is MESLRELSRNHVLGNPIRLGIMLYLLPREKVLFKELLEVLDVTPGNLDSHLKALEKAGYIEIYKVIADRPRTAVRITEKGAEETGKYLKALREALSLIPAEG
- a CDS encoding TIGR00269 family protein, whose protein sequence is MKCSKCGREAVYHAHYTGRYYCRKHFNEMMEKKFKETVKKYRLIGKDERIAVGVSGGKDSVVLMHLLAKLREKFPFELVAITIDEGIAGYRPPSVEIARRNAEKLGIEHRIYSFKDHIGFTLDETVEIMGSFEKGERVGACSYCGVWRRWLLNYAAKDVGADKLAVGHNLDDEVQMFLMNIMRGDIARLGRTGPYYEEIHPELVPRIKPLREIPEKEIVLYAVLNNIEVDFSECPYAVEAFRAEIRDWINEMEEKHPGTKYQILRSYDKLFPLIARTYTKKTNELNRCKICGQPTTSEICKACTFRIQVEKKSKGHEFHTSP
- a CDS encoding RAD55 family ATPase, with the translated sequence MELLSTGIPVLDEALGGGLLEDSNLLILYSQYSRGWALAFEILKNRMELGDFGVIIDSVLPFSALAMELKAVNFDLEGRGREGNLAIIDLFSSFYGVKYSREFIYTADIDPGTFLPKYERVYRRILRERIGNRRPVGIDVTIDGIAFLLGTENFISIFQRLMAEKERARITEKRKRPLNIFLLNRGRASEKLVSWVSLYSQYVIEFVSPNAPFEETMVIRKSPLPDFNPLKSQYRFRLSGGRVELMPL
- a CDS encoding site-2 protease family protein, whose product is MNQTLVAIIAGIAAFWVILYALFGKREEKGEGLAVDMFIAMWRTKKLLGLIDRIAGKNKRFWKVYSDVGIALGFMGMAYVFYALLKTALQTIQTGGEQAGVQLVIPGVTIPLWYGLIGLAVVMVVHELSHGIVARAENLPLKSVGLVLLAVIPGAFVEPDEEELEKAPLRSRLRVYGAGSLANVVTAILALIIINFAITPILQPAGILVSGVLEDGPAFGVLQQGDVIIAMDGERITDMESFINFMNTTKPGQLVTLTVLRDGEEITLQLKLGAHPDNPEKGYIGIYPAQHVVSKIGYENVVLPLFFTLYWIYVLNLGIGLMNLFPLVPLDGGRMLDDVVRTYLPEKVAKPVRYFTIGVGLSLLALNLWPALANLVG